The Haloplanus sp. CK5-1 genome contains a region encoding:
- a CDS encoding PhiH1 repressor yields the protein MRQPTDDRILEVLREEGNMTPRAVSKEGEVARVDVSRDYAGDRLRELRRYGLIERVDRGLYRLTDNGEAYLDEELDASELEPVDDLK from the coding sequence ATGCGGCAACCAACGGACGACCGTATCTTGGAGGTACTGCGCGAAGAGGGAAACATGACTCCTCGGGCAGTGTCTAAGGAGGGGGAAGTCGCACGCGTAGATGTTTCCCGCGATTATGCTGGTGACCGTCTCCGTGAGCTCCGACGCTACGGTTTGATCGAGCGTGTTGACCGGGGGCTCTATCGCCTCACAGACAACGGTGAGGCCTATCTCGACGAGGAACTCGACGCCAGCGAGCTTGAGCCGGTTGACGATCTCAAGTAG
- a CDS encoding Cdc6/Cdc18 family protein, whose protein sequence is MITDPEVFHETRLPRELLHRDSETSQLSRILKPAVSGHYPEDALITGPSGVGKTVLARFLLDNPQQPTAVATTHIRALGMTCGDLLREAINDHPSGTTVHRGTPTADLPQILQELVDDPYLLIIDEADDVPETDALDMLAGVPEVATIVIAHDADDWFARVDSRYRSRFDGDHHIRLTRYTATELADILEPRAEFGLESGAVSREQLVTIGNIVAGVARRGIQTLRWAAKIAENQDHDAITDRDITDGRARAQTEIRESNLRSLPYHHHVLYELIRAHDTLESSKLHDSYEAIQEHAYAKNRPQHPISRRARRTKLDKLREYDLIDWTEHEDNSRMYRVIDASIASEFDIPLTPLGR, encoded by the coding sequence ATGATCACTGATCCGGAGGTGTTCCACGAAACACGGCTCCCTCGAGAGCTCCTCCACCGTGATAGTGAGACCTCACAGCTCTCGCGTATCCTCAAACCAGCCGTGAGTGGGCACTACCCGGAGGACGCGCTTATCACTGGCCCGAGTGGCGTCGGGAAGACCGTGCTGGCCCGATTTCTACTTGATAATCCTCAACAGCCAACCGCGGTTGCGACGACGCACATCCGCGCGCTTGGAATGACCTGTGGTGATCTCCTTCGAGAAGCGATCAACGACCACCCAAGTGGAACGACTGTCCATCGTGGAACGCCGACAGCTGATCTCCCACAGATCCTCCAGGAGCTCGTCGATGATCCCTACCTTCTGATTATCGACGAAGCCGACGACGTTCCAGAGACCGATGCCCTCGATATGCTTGCCGGGGTCCCTGAAGTAGCGACGATCGTCATCGCACACGATGCTGATGACTGGTTTGCTCGAGTTGACTCGCGCTATCGGTCTCGATTCGACGGCGATCATCACATCCGGCTTACTCGGTACACGGCCACTGAACTGGCGGATATCCTCGAACCGCGTGCCGAGTTCGGCCTTGAATCCGGTGCCGTCTCGCGAGAGCAACTGGTTACGATCGGGAATATTGTCGCCGGAGTCGCTCGTCGGGGGATCCAAACGCTTCGCTGGGCCGCGAAGATCGCCGAAAATCAGGATCACGACGCGATCACTGATCGAGATATCACCGACGGCCGAGCCCGTGCACAGACCGAGATTCGGGAGTCGAACCTTCGGTCGCTCCCATATCATCACCACGTCCTCTACGAACTAATTCGCGCGCATGACACGCTCGAAAGCAGCAAGCTACACGACTCGTATGAGGCGATCCAAGAGCATGCGTACGCGAAGAATCGCCCCCAACACCCCATCTCTCGCAGAGCTCGGCGAACGAAATTGGATAAACTCCGCGAATACGATCTCATCGACTGGACCGAGCACGAGGACAACTCGCGGATGTATCGGGTGATCGATGCCTCGATCGCCTCTGAGTTCGATATCCCACTGACCCCCCTCGGAAGGTAA
- the csg gene encoding HVO_2072 family ArtA-dependent S-layer glycoprotein translates to MDDNDDATYELGSTAFASVTVSDITTRADPGSGGGDVYDGATVFQGEEGITFVATDGDDVSSLTGVTGDAEGQTLTVPIDQDRATGQYDIDGPTNEFRGTTPGIGVTLLRPQVDDLEVLNSQDEDIAGGSVPEGETDVSGSGDLSVNASYNYEQAEDLELTVENEGGLDVTGDAISDRDATGNAIKSGIGTDGDVGWELDFTDLGTGTYTIEVAGSDDLDFGQAVESTTVTVTGDDDVTLDLDEDSVTRGNDVTFSVRGSNAGQDHVVTIDSDDLRDGVTIGDARRVFGQVGDTDSVGVVVNDTEVYQSGDPLPSGADVSDVNYAYANLTIDDDTGIARGQVDTTNLDTTDVDLDLYAAGDEVPNLPASSEDDPSLTVEEGSVSLNTPDNTYVVGSEIDVNGTASEGIDDVSLYIRRDGEYKLIDLNGDSSGTDGEIGVDADDTFEKEDVILSQGDDEPGNNILSLPGSYRLGVIDTADVGGSNNVQSSVPVSEFNTGTSSQSSLRVVDTELSANVKTVGGQVAEEDGDVNISGTALGNQDVDVVFFDNRGNANHETISVDDDNTFEEDEVNVVGPDGFATGQASVHILTSGRDGDYGDGELPSGNLADFVEDNLSGSGLTGDQMRARFLDQTVEAVASDDRIVNAQFRFAESSTSIQSVYPEGAEASGVNPIAVDDTMVVAGTTNLRPDDNSITVELSTDEGDSVALSTTDEWGYDGQYMVSLELDDVQTGTYELVADDAFNEDVESVEIVQNRQTATPEPTDTPEPTATDTPEPTATDTPEPTATDTPEPTDTATPTEGGGPGFGAVIAVIALLAAALLATRRDE, encoded by the coding sequence GTGGACGACAACGACGACGCAACCTACGAGCTTGGTTCCACTGCCTTCGCAAGTGTGACCGTCTCGGACATCACCACCCGCGCCGACCCCGGTAGCGGTGGCGGTGACGTCTACGACGGCGCGACCGTCTTCCAGGGTGAGGAAGGCATCACGTTCGTCGCCACGGACGGCGACGATGTGAGCTCCCTGACTGGTGTCACCGGAGACGCCGAAGGTCAGACGCTGACCGTCCCGATCGATCAGGATCGGGCTACGGGCCAGTACGACATCGACGGTCCGACCAACGAGTTCCGTGGCACTACACCAGGCATTGGTGTGACTCTCCTGCGACCGCAGGTCGACGACCTCGAAGTCCTGAACAGTCAGGACGAGGACATCGCGGGCGGCTCCGTCCCCGAAGGCGAAACGGACGTGAGCGGCTCGGGTGACCTCTCGGTCAACGCCTCGTACAACTACGAGCAGGCCGAGGACCTCGAACTCACCGTCGAGAACGAGGGCGGCCTCGATGTCACTGGTGACGCTATCTCCGACCGCGACGCGACCGGTAACGCGATCAAGTCGGGTATCGGCACCGACGGTGACGTCGGCTGGGAACTCGACTTCACCGACCTCGGGACGGGTACCTACACCATCGAGGTCGCCGGCTCCGACGACCTCGACTTCGGTCAGGCCGTCGAGTCGACGACCGTCACCGTCACCGGTGACGACGACGTCACGCTCGACCTGGACGAAGACTCGGTCACGCGCGGGAACGACGTGACCTTCTCGGTCCGCGGCTCGAACGCGGGCCAGGACCACGTCGTCACCATCGACTCCGACGACCTCCGTGACGGCGTCACGATCGGCGACGCACGGCGCGTCTTCGGTCAGGTCGGCGACACGGACTCCGTCGGCGTTGTCGTCAACGACACGGAAGTCTACCAGAGCGGTGACCCTCTTCCGTCCGGTGCAGACGTCTCGGACGTCAACTACGCGTACGCGAACCTGACCATCGACGACGACACCGGTATCGCGCGCGGACAGGTCGACACGACGAACCTCGACACGACCGACGTCGACCTCGACCTCTACGCGGCCGGTGACGAAGTGCCGAACCTCCCGGCCAGCTCCGAGGACGACCCCTCGCTGACCGTCGAAGAGGGTAGCGTCTCCCTCAACACGCCCGACAACACCTACGTTGTCGGCAGCGAAATCGACGTCAACGGGACCGCCTCGGAAGGCATCGACGACGTGTCGCTGTACATCCGCCGCGACGGCGAATACAAGCTGATCGACCTGAACGGTGACAGCAGTGGCACCGACGGCGAGATCGGCGTCGACGCCGACGACACGTTCGAAAAGGAAGACGTCATCCTCTCGCAGGGTGACGACGAGCCGGGCAACAACATCCTCTCGCTGCCCGGGAGCTACCGACTCGGCGTGATCGACACGGCCGACGTGGGTGGCAGCAACAACGTCCAGAGCTCCGTGCCGGTCTCGGAGTTCAACACGGGCACGAGCAGCCAGTCGTCGCTCCGCGTGGTCGACACTGAGCTGAGCGCGAACGTCAAGACCGTCGGCGGCCAAGTGGCCGAAGAAGACGGTGACGTGAACATCTCGGGGACCGCCCTGGGTAACCAGGACGTCGACGTGGTGTTCTTCGACAACCGCGGGAACGCGAACCACGAGACCATCTCGGTCGACGATGACAACACGTTCGAAGAGGACGAAGTCAACGTCGTCGGCCCCGACGGCTTCGCGACGGGTCAGGCCAGCGTTCACATCCTGACGTCGGGTCGTGACGGCGACTACGGCGACGGCGAACTCCCGAGCGGCAACCTCGCGGACTTCGTCGAGGACAACCTGTCTGGCTCGGGTCTGACGGGCGACCAGATGCGCGCTCGCTTCCTCGACCAGACGGTCGAAGCGGTCGCGAGCGACGACCGGATCGTCAACGCGCAGTTCCGCTTCGCGGAATCGTCGACCTCGATCCAGAGCGTCTACCCCGAGGGCGCTGAAGCCTCGGGCGTCAACCCGATCGCCGTCGACGACACGATGGTCGTCGCGGGGACGACCAACCTGCGACCGGACGACAACTCGATCACCGTCGAGCTCAGCACCGACGAGGGCGACTCGGTCGCGCTGAGCACGACCGACGAGTGGGGCTACGACGGACAGTACATGGTCTCGCTCGAACTCGACGACGTCCAGACTGGCACGTACGAACTCGTGGCTGACGACGCCTTCAACGAGGACGTCGAAAGCGTAGAGATCGTCCAGAACCGCCAGACTGCGACGCCGGAACCGACGGACACGCCGGAACCGACGGCAACGGACACGCCGGAACCGACGGCAACGGACACGCCCGAGCCGACGGCAACGGACACGCCGGAACCGACCGACACGGCGACGCCCACGGAGGGCGGCGGGCCGGGCTTCGGTGCAGTCATCGCAGTCATCGCGCTGCTGGCGGCGGCACTGCTGGCCACCCGGCGCGACGAATAA